CCAGAGACATTTCCTCAATCTCATCACTTTTGGGATGCACAGAAGTGTGTTTTATCTCCACTCGCACAAGTACTTTAACCGTTTGCACCCGCCTGTGATGAATTCTAATTacacttttttgcattttataaattatacacAAACTCGTAGCATCATTTATACCACCGCAGCCATGACCGGGCATTTACAAAGGAtgtcaagaatttttttttcatgctaaaGAGCAGATGTGAAAATTTCTAAAAAACTGACAAGTATCATTACCGCTTCCATAGCGAGACTGAAATTTGCCTTTTCATATCAAATCATCGACCACAAAAGTGTGAACTTATGTAACAGTTGAGCTGATTTTATCATCTCCGTTGCATTTTTAGCCCAGTTTGATGAAGCTGACCAGGTTGTGATCCTAGCACTGATGTTTGCATTATTATGTACTGTTAGGCTCTATGTGTCAATATCTTCCATGATCAGATCTTCATATCATTCAGGTCAGTCAGGTTGAGTCGAGTCCAGCCAGTTGAGCACTTCCTGAAGGCCCTTTCCAGAGCGAGCACTGAGCTCCAAAACTGTGATCGACTGGGGAGCAGAGGCAATGATGTCATCTATCCTGAAGAGTGATTTTATTTCCTCTAGGGACATGATACAGGGAAGGTCactagaaagaaaatgaaaaggcaTTTTCAACAACAAGCTGTAATCCTAAAGAGCACCTGAATCACTTTCTACACCTCATACCACTGTAGGATCAAGGAGTCCTTGATCCTACTTCTTTCAGCCTGGAAATCAACTGAAATCTTATTTAAGCTTAAATACCAACATACAATGCATACATGCAATAATGATTTGAACAATAAGTAATTCACTGAAGTTGCCTTGATAGACTTTAGAATTGGTCACTGAGAACACggctgctgtttatttttatgaaaagcacaatgaagaaagaaaaaaaacgttaagACTCCGACCTCTTGTTAAACAGCACGAGCACAGAGGCGGACCGGAGTGGTGTAGCTGAGAGAACACCCAGCAGCTGGATGCAGGAGGAGGAAATCTGTGTGATGTTAGCTGAGTCTATCATAAACTGAAGACAAAAGCACAGTCATTTTTTTCAGCTGCATACTAGAATGTTTGAAAAATgagcaagaaagaaagcatgTAAAAGTAGTTTTTTTACGGTGTggaatatgaaataaatgatgCACTGATATTGCTGAACCTGCTGTAAAGTCAAATATTTCCATACAGTCTGACCTCCTGCATCATTTCCACTCACAATCACAGATGTGCAGTCCCTAAAGTAGCTGGGCCAGATGGGACCCATGCAGCCTCCTAGCTCTCTCACGGTCACTCTTCTCTTCCTCAGGGTCAAATCAGTCAGGTTGGTGCCCACCTGtgcaataacatttatatatatatatatatatatatatatatatatatatatatatatatatatatatatatatatataattttattttttttttatacataaacaaGTACCTCTAGTTGTTATTTAACCCTTTTACATCCAAAAAATTTCACAACCTGCTTCCAATGTCTTCTATCTAAACATGGTGTCACTGGCTATCTTTAAATGGctttcctcttcctgaaacacttaaactagcacttattttccctgtttgttttatgcATTTCGAAAAATGTGCTATAATTTCCTCCCAATAGTATCCTTTTGGGAGGAAATGGGTATTAGTATCCCAATAGTATCCTAAGTCTGCAACCTAGTGTTTatgtattcattgatagagacctCAAAGCTCTTTTGTACATCTctgtggataagggcgtcttataaatgccacaaatggaacatctcattccagatgTCCCTattatgctgttataataacctcctctCATTCTGTTAGGAAAGCTTTACACACGAATTTCAGCGGGCGACTGTGTTCAGTGACAAgataaggtgaggaggtctgagtgATGTTCACTGGGGTTTACTGTAGGACACATTTAAGTTCCTTCGACTCCAACTGTAgacaaaccatgtcttcattgAGCTCACTactatcatgctggaacagctttgcATCTCTCAGTTCCAGTGAAGAGAAATCAAATGCAATTCTAAAGACAGCAAATGCAATTCAAACTTTGTCTGGAAAAGAAGCAGGGGACTTTGTGATGTCCAGGTGTCTACAGACTACACCAAGTGTAATTTTGTATTGATTGGGGATTATTCCagcacctttggaatgaatctGAAGTCTAGTGAACACCCTTTCCCAGTAGAAGGTTATTTAACAACACATAATAGGGAATAAgtctggaatgagatgttcacatGGGTGTGTGCCAGCTGAATAGAAACTAGTACATTTTGGTGGATGTGATAGTTATGATCAAGTGATGAGGGTGAAGATCAGGCAGGCAGAACATCTTTATCCACTGTCAGAAGCAGTTAACCCACCGTGGGCAGGGTAGCTGGAGGTTCTCCTACATCTGCAGGTTCACCCTTCTGACCCAGCTGTAGCTCATTGCTGAGGAAAAGAACAACTTTTGGAGCTTGCAGAACATTAACTAGCTTCGTGAGGGaaattaaaattacaataatataTGTACCCAACCCTGAATGTGTCATTCCTAACCAGAAATACTCAACaatatctttttttccctcccaatatattttaattacactAATAATACGGCTAGTCAGCTAGCTTACCGGCTAGCTAGCCGAATAAGGATATTTTGCAGACGTTTCAGGAGCAGAGTTTTTCCGACGCCGGTCGCACCAAgtaacaaacacataaatattgggtaattatttataaacaaacaaaatgtactgttaaaaaaaatgttaaataaagaaataaaatagctAACTTGCTAGCGGGGTTTATGGCTAAAGAAGCAGCTGGTGGTTACGTTACCATGACAACGTCTAATCCTATTTCAAAGTAAAAGTAACGGATATGCCCGCACTCACATCTGCACACTTTATAGACCATAACAAGAAAAACTATCTGCACCCCTGACcgtcacacccatatgtggttacTTCACAAATTTTAAGCTCACAATTACATGATCCATAGAATTTTCTTTTACTGGAACTAAGAGGTCCATACATGATCCAGTAAGACAACACTTTTGTTTAAGAAGGGAACTCCAACAGGACATGGACCAACTCATGTGTCCTGCATAGATCCCTGACCTTCCTTTAACTGGAACAAAGAGGTCCAAACCTCTTTTAGCATAACTTCACAAAGCGAACTCCATTAGGACACttaagtgtcctgcacagatccCTGAACTTCCCTGTTCTGAACCTAATAGgtccaaaactgttccagcattgttaaataaacatatatctTAAAAAACTAgtcccaaaatctagtgaaacatttgTTGAGACctgatgttgaggtgtgcacaAGATCTGGGCCATGTGGTGCATGTTTCTGAGaagatttataacatttttaacatgaGGGGGAGAAAAGTCACCAAGAGTTTTTCTTTCCAGactaacattaacatttttaaacgtCTTGCTGGGGTGACACCTAATCATTTCGATTACGTCTtcctatttatttttagctttctGCTCAGGGAGGAAGTGACTGTGGTAAATGTGCTGTTTAAATTTGTTCCCTTAAAGAAGATTGAAGTTCTGAGAAAATAGCTGAAGCAGAAGCAAAATCACATGTGTCAATTTGTTGAATGACTAAGGTTTGAAGGTGATCTACACTAAAGGAGTCTTCATTGTCACACTAGCAGACTCAAGAACAGTTTCTTCTCATTAGCTGTCAGTCTGCTGAACTCCAAACTCAGACGTTGAAGCCCACATAAGAATTATAACCCCATCCCAATTTTGGTcacagaattttacatttacatgcatttaCAACTCTACATGCTACAAAAGAACCCACAAgaacatgtactgtacattatgAATGCTGTTTCCACTCTtatcatttgcactaccatgttAATTGCCTCATACCTCATTCTTTGCTTCCTTCCACATTTTATTCTATATCCACTACATGCTTTCTGTTTAGTCACTTTGTATGTTGAAATATTTGACCACATTTATCTACACCACATCCCCATTTTGCTGGTCTCTACATAAAACCTCATACTTGCACTTTTTGTAGAACATAATATGCTaggtatccatccatccatccatccatccatccatccattcatccatacagtacagaccaaaagtttggacacaccttctcattcaaagagttttctttattttcatgactataaaaattgtagagtcacactgaaggcatcaagggctatttgaccaagaaggagagtgatggggtgctgcgccagatgacctggcctccacagtcaccggtcctgaacccaatcgagatggtttaggggtgagctggaccacagagtgaaggcaaaagggccaacaagtgacaagcatctctcggggaactccttcaagactgttggaagaccatttcaggtgactaccttttgaagctcatcaagagaatgccaagagtgtgcaaagcagtaatcaaagcaaaaggtggctactttgaagaacctagaatatgacatttttcagttgtttcacacttttttgttatgtatataattccacatgtgttaattcatagttttgatgccttcagtgtgaatctacaattttcatagtcatgaaaataaagaaaactctttgaatgagacggtgtgtccaaacttttggtctgtactgtacatacatacatacatacatacatacatacatacatccaaacactcatccatccatccttccaaaCATCCATCCTCCAATTTGTGCCAATAATGTGCCATTGGTTTCAGTGATAATCAATcagagatataaaaataaaagaacattcaGCTTTCATGTTGTGACACTGGAAATAAAAAGCGAATAGCTGCAAATAGCTACTTCCTTTGACACATTTATGTTCAAGCAGGAAGTGACAGTTTCTAGTGTATTTTTTATCCAAACACTACCAAACTTCTGTACATACTGAATTAAAAGTTATAACTACTTGTGCAGACGGTTAAAAAATGTGTAGACTGTCTATCTAGATTGTTGACGAGCAAACTAATGTTAGCTTTTACTGTTTAAATCAgcacaaacagagaaaaatgtataaaacatatattgtaagttagttagttagtcATGGTTTATATctttatgataaataaatagacaaacatGGTAACTAGCAGAAACCTAGCAAATAAATACTTAGGAACACTTTGTACAAGGACACTGTCATACTGAATGCTTATATCCAGGATGAAAACATTCTTGaatatttggatttgttttttttctcgtttcTGATAAGTTCTGTGAGATCACTGTGTGTGAATCTAAGACTCACAACACAAGAAACTCCACACAGTGATAACATGAATCTATGTGAGACACTTAAACACAAAGCACTTGCTGCAATAAACTTTTGTCACAGTTTTGCACAAGCTTTATAATATCATTATGAGATTTTATACACAATTTTGTatgatttaatgcatttaatgagtTTATAATTCACCAGTTTGATACTTTTCTTGTGAAAATTGTACCAAAACTGCCcactaatatataaattaatgctACAGCATTAACACCATAAACGAGTCAATTTTCAAGAAAATCGTCTTAAAATTAAAATCTCACATTTCTTTAAtgtctttaattaaataataaggaagtattattatatactgCTCATTTGGTGTTTAATCAGATTTGTAGATTAAATTTCTTAAATTAATACACAAATGTTTGTCAAGTTCTATTTGTCAAGAACCAACCACAAGCTCTCCTGAAGCAAGTTCCATGCCttataaatgtccaaaaataaaaagtttacaaataatgtttaatgaatgagTACTGCTTAATTAACTAATAGATCTCTATtcccatatataaatatacatttatttgtgtccttaatttattaattcattcatttaagtGGGtgctattaaattatttttaaataaagcccTGAGTTTGCTGAGTTGCTAAAATGGAAACCGCTTTTTATTATTCTATCCATTGTTAAGAAAGAGACtgagaaagagataaaaaaaaacggtGAACATTCTAGTAACGCAAATGTTAAAGAGGAGTCTTGTATCAATTGTATTGGGAAAATTctactttgtttttaattaaactgtGTTGGACTGTTTCTAGATGTCTTTTAACTCAGTTATGAGTATGTGCAGAAATTTTGAATGCTCAAATAGACAAAATGGTATGTACTGTACAGTTTTTCTACTGCGCATCAGATTATAAAATATCTGTTCATGTTCTGAAAGGACAGTGACTTCCACTTTCTGTGCCAAATAAACCTCTCTCATGCTCTTACCCATTAAATGCTGAGttttgagacttttttttacGTATTTAATCACCAAAGCATTTTCAGCCTTTTGAATTTTATTACATCACAACTCCCTTACAGGGTTCTTCCACCTCCAGAGGGGCAGGACTCTAAAACCCTCTCACTGGTTACACACTGAACCCCTCCACTTCTCATTTCATAGCTAAGTTTGAGACTAAGCTTTACAGAGAATTAGGGAGTGCTACAATAGTGTGTGGTTTTActttgcttttgtgtgtgtttttatgtatgtGTCATAGAAAAATGGTTAAGAAGCATAAAGACACAAATAGTGATTTTGTTTTCTACTCATTTGGTTGAAAACGGGGATTAATCAGAGCTCAGTGTGTTCACTCCGgatctgttttctttctcctcacCATGAGTCCTGTTTATTTGCTGTTTCTGGGTGAGTCGCATcagctttttctgtttttttttatcttgcaaTGGCCATTCAGGTAGTAGTTTTGTAATCATATTGCTTCCCTCATGGTATTGTTGATGTCACATGTGGGGTGTGATAGATCAGACCTCTGCCATTTTGGCGTATCATTTAGACTGAAGCGGATGGACagaatgtaataaatggaaaagtCTATATGTCAATATGTTTTGCCAAATAATCTAtggtaaagtaaaaaaaccttaaaacaaGTGCATCTTGTAATGGTCATGTTTCCACAGCCAaagtggttcttcctcaaactgtcagctttaatttggaggcaattatataggatgtctctggatgtggtagcataacattttgcCTCAAATTGGGAGACTTAAagctgttccaacatgacagtgcccctgtgcacaaagcctgctccatgaagatttgttttatatgagttgaagtggaagatcttttaGTTGCCTtttagctctgacctcaaccctactgaacacctttgggatgaattgcaaTTGCTTTCAGGACTTTTAATGGAGGTTTGATCCACTGATATATAGATACTgggtgagagagaaaaggagaaaaagagagagtacATGTGAGAGCAGTAATGAGAATCTAAAGCCTTTAAACAAGTATtaatatttgttgtttattcattgtttttcttctgCAGTAATAAGTAATGGATCAAAATATCTGAAACTTTTTGTTACACAAAAAAGcactataaaactataaacaCAGTCAGAAAAGATTTATTGGGAGTgttacaaacccaattccaaaaaagttgggacaatgtgcaaaatgtaaataaaaacagtgatgatttgcaaatcacatTAATCCATATTTAATCACAATGACGGATATCAAACAACACAGATACGCAGTTAAACTGAAATAAAGGTACATTATTTGCTGCAGGTCTCCTGTTAGCTGTGCTGAACAACGTGACCACTGATACAACATGTGGAGAAGGATTTATAACGATGGAAAACGGTACATGTGTAGGTATGAACAAACCTGCAGGAATGATTTTATAACACTCTCCTTTATTTCCATcataattaaatacatgtaaaattattttcctcaacattttttctttctttaaacttGAACTGATGTCATCTGTATTATTTGTTACCTTGTAATTAGAACACACAGAGTTGTGCTCGGTCACCTATGAGCTTTCATCCCAATAACTGGTTTATTATCAAACCCAAGTGAACTCTGAAGAAACAAATGTGTTTGAAACATACTTTCTATTCTGCAtattagagaaaataaaaggaaaaaatgaaagagtTTACATGATTCTGAAATTTCTTTATATGTGGTCTCTATCCTATGACACAGACGAAGACGAGTGTAAAGAGGAAATAGAAGTGTGTGGTAATAATGCAGTTTGCACCAACACTATCGGTGGCTACTACTGTCAGTGTAAGACTGGATACCAGAATAATAAAAGGAAACTTAACTTCACTGCAGGTGACGGGTCAGAATGTAGAGGTCAGTATGTCTATAATACTGATTTTATTTCCTGGATTAACGGTGCACTGAGGATAAACCTGAACCTCTTCTCTTGTTATTTTCTTTCAGACATCAATGAatgtacagaaaacaaaacCATCTGTGATCCTAATGCTGAGTGCAATAACACAGTTGGTTCATATTTCTGCGTGTGTGCTGAGGGTTTTGTGGCCAGCAACAAACAGGAGCGTTTTAATGGGAGCCAAAATGTTAAATGCAACGGTGAGGTGTTTTTCTGTTCTctttatatgttttgttttcctAGTGTTTCCAACTTTCCAGCAGCAAGCCAAAATCTGTTCAAGAGCCAGGATATGAGCACCTTGCTCCTTTAATAGTCCTTTAATAGTAGTTTACACAGTCAAATTCAGTGGCCATTGAAccaaatacaaattataaaaaaaatgacaaatacaaatatgaGTTTGTATTTATAGTGTTATAGATGTACATTATCTTTACATGTGATTAACCTATAACACAGACGAAGACGAGTGTAAAGataaaatagaaatgtgtgGTAATAATACACTTTGCACCAACACGTGTAACAGTAGCTCCTACTTGTGCAAGGTCTCAAATGCTACTGCGGTTGAAGCAGCCGCATCTTGAAAATACACAGTTAAGCAGCCGCACGgtgtttagtgttgcgcgtctaatcgtgCACTTACGGTATTGTTTgtgggagcggtcaaaatagatgtaaagacgcttcagaaagGCGTTTCCgttataaaaagacaaaaaacaaaaagacatactttttttttcaaatctcagtgcattttcaattatgttccacattcaaacattttttctttataggtttgctcaatcttttaaataattcttatttacaATGTCCCTTTCTATTACTCTATTACCGGGGTGTCAAACtaaattgcacagggggccaataCTCAAAGCACACCGAgagggccgaacaggataaacatttattgaactcactaaaacaatgttttttgaacataaatatgaataaaaacagacatgaatATTATtctagaataaataaacttaaacttaaaatattttgctctccatagaAATATCCTGTCAAAATGATACAAGTTAGAAAtttgaacatgctgcaaaaaaaccctgaacaaatcaataaaaatggtgcttttaagtaaacgttaaaataacaaatcaaaacaatcagatttctttgctcttatgcaattttataaaaataatcttaaactttaaataaattaaaatattttgctctccatgaaaatatctcctgttaaacaccagacgtctcacagcttcatcatgcagctcttcagaaactctccctcagtaaataacctgctgatgtgactctgatttctcctctgttttcacaccagcttcactttgtgattttgctctggtgaaaaatgtctactgaaatgtcagattcttctttaactcttctcctttctggatcttctgctctgcattcaggtttttcagcttctcctgatgttttgtctcgtagttccgtcttagattctattccttaattacagccacattcgctccacagataagacacacgtgtttaccggcagtgtcagtaaaaatttaaagaattatttaaaagattggGAAAATctgtaaaggaaaatgttttatgagtgtttgaaaatggaacatgattaaaaatgcagtgatgcttggagtgattttgcctttacgtttctccaaaactccacagtaaaatgacttgaaaaTTAATTGTATAATACAGAGCGATactctaaataagaattat
This genomic interval from Silurus meridionalis isolate SWU-2019-XX chromosome 22, ASM1480568v1, whole genome shotgun sequence contains the following:
- the LOC124375911 gene encoding ADP-ribosylation factor-like protein 16, whose translation is MGPIWPSYFRDCTSVIFMIDSANITQISSSCIQLLGVLSATPLRSASVLVLFNKSDLPCIMSLEEIKSLFRIDDIIASAPQSITVLELSARSGKGLQEVLNWLDSTQPD